tggcATAATGAAGAGAGTAAATATGAAGGTATGAGGGTTACTTACAGCTGTTTGGTTAAACAATCCTTGGTGGTTATTGGACGGCCTCATAGGTTGGGTGTGAAAGCATGGACAGGGAGTATTGAACATGTTTGGCTGGTTAAATGGAGGGGTAGTTTGTGGTCCAAATGGAGGAGATACAGTGGGGGGCAATGAAAGAGATGGCTGAGTGTTCCAAGTATTTCGAAATGGTGAAGAATTTGATTGTCCAACAGTAGATGTAAACAAGGAAGGTGTTGAAACAAATGAAGATGCAGTGCCTGGGCCAAAAACAGATGGAGTATTGGACATGTTTGACTGGTTAAATGGAGATGGGAATGAAAGAGATGGCTGATTGTTCGAAATATTTCGAAATGGCGAAGAATTTGGAGATGTAAAGAAGGAAGGTGTTGAAACAAATGAAGATGCAGTGCCTGGGCCAAAAACAGATGGAGCTGTGTTTTGTGTAAATCCAGTAAATGAGGTTTGTCCAATAGCTGAGGCTGACTGGGAAAGGATAGGTGGTGTAGTAAACTGACTAAATCCAGTCGTACTAGGCCGAGCAAATGAATTACTAGGGGGAGCAAATGAATTAGTAGGCGCACTAGACACAGGAGGAACTGGTTCACCTGCACAGAAAATCAGAATACATCATTgttcaaaaaatataatttcagcTTTTATCATAAAGTTTTGGCCTACCTTTATCTCCCAACTGATAATCTTCCCATCTCAGTTCCTCAtggcttttattttttatatcaaaCATGGCTGATATAGACTCTAACTTTCCAGGCTGTCCTGTGTTCAAATAATCATGGCTGGCTGTCTCTGCTGTTGCTGAGTAGGCAACAACTCTGCTTCCTCCACGATTTCCTGCAAAGCCTGTCTGCCCAAATCCACTGCTCCAAAATGTTGGTGTCGTAGCTTGAGCTCCTGCGTACAAGATTATAACAGTATGAAGTTAcaaaatgtatatgtatagcCGTTCATGTAAAAAGGGAGCAAAATGGGAGCCGTCCAACAGAATTATTTCAAGTCCTTTAGACCCTAGCAATTTTGTAAGAGCATGATAACCAATTAACAGCTAAAAACTAACCAAATGGAGAACTCTGAGCACTAAAAGAAGGTGTAGAAGTTCCGAATTGATTGTTCCAAAATATAGAGTTAACGGATGGGGTACTGGTAACACCAAAGGCAGGAGCACTAGAAGCCCCAAAGGCAGGAGTGCTAGATGTTCCACCAAATGCAGAAGTAGTCGAAGCACCAAATGCAGAACCAGTAGCACCAAAACCAGGAGTGCTTGAACTTCCAAAAACAGGTTCACTTGAAGCTCCAAAACCACCTCCAGATCCAAATGTTGGGTTGTTAGATGCACCAAATGCAGCACCTGTACGATACGCTGGACTCACTGTTGCACCAAACATAGAAGTGCCACTTGCACCAAAAGCAGGAGTGCTGCTAGAACCAAACGGAGGGGTGCTTGATGTACCAAATCCAGGATTACTAGCAGCGTCGAATGTAGATTGACTTGATGCACCAAAAGGTGTGGTAGAATCAAATAAGCCCCTTCCAAATGCAGGCTGTGATGGCTGACTTGTATTTTCAAATGGACTTGTCTCAGTATTGAACCCAAATTCTGCACAAGCACATTTCTGGGCAATGACACAAGATCCTACAAAGAGAAACAATTTgagagatgctagagcaaaatGAATGAAGTCAAATTCATATTTCTTTCCATGTGTTTATGCATAACGAAATGACAAAAATACAATCTTGACTAACGAATTATGAATCTATTAACATAAAATGATAGAGAATTAAACAAAGTTTCAAAAACCAGCAAAACAAAAATACTACGCTGTGTATCTAGGCTCTTGCaaagtaaaacataaaaatagtTCCAGTAAACAACAAACAATATGCTAGATAGATAGGCTTCCAGCAGATACATCATACACCTAATGAAATAATGAGTGTGATTCTACTAAAAATGATAAACCAGATTACCAAAGAAAGAAAGCATGCATTTGCCTGGCCACTAGTCAGAGATGGATTAACACTACAAACTAGCATTATGCAACAAATACAAGAAAAGGGATCATTTAACTCaaaaaatactaattaataaTAGTTAGGGATGTAATCGAGCAGAAGCGAGCATTGGCCTACTCAGGCTCGGCTCGTCAGAAAATTGACGAGCTCGAGCTCGACATTCTGTTCGTGAGCTGCTCACGAGCTATTCACGAGCTTGTTAACGAACCTGTTCACGAGCAGCTCACTAATTCAGTTCATGAACTTCGCTCGTGGACAACTTATCAATTATGCtcgttaattatattgatttaaaatttctttaacacaaaactacatagttttgaaatCTATAAAACTAGAATTTACACAAAactagggtaaataatttattagtgccctattttttacctaacacacagTTTAGtctctttattttgaaaaacacattataagttCCCTATCTTTTGTTTGTCAATATTAATTCTTTGGTccttctgtctattttttttagatttttaaccgaacatatcttaactTTTATGACAACCATAGTACGATACAAAATGAACATGTTACGCTTTTATTTTCTGTTCGTCTTTTTATGCCagatataacggttaaaaatctaaaaaaaatagacaaaatgaccaaagagttaatattaataaagatatgaatcttataatatgtttttcaaaataaatggactaaacagtgttaGTAAAAAGGTGGAgggaaactaataaattaattacccacaaaactatgTTGTTTTACATTCATTTTGTGGATGTTATtattcaaaaaataattaaaccaaGGTTGTTCACAAGCATTTTCATGAACATTattataatcgagcttgctCAGTAACCTACAAATCGAGCCGACCAGCTTTTATCAAGCTGAACACTGAGCCGCTCATGCTAATTTACagccctaataataataataggcaTTTCTATATGTATAAGAAtccagtggcggatccaggatttgagggtcTATGTAGAATATCTCAATTCAAAAATCTAACACAACAAGTGCATACAGCATCAACCATTTAAATGTTTAATCAGACATTAATATTCTAATATGATCATTCTAGAAAAAGACAATGACATAGAATAACCATATTCCATCAGCAAAACTGAAGCTCAATAAAAATGACAGACAAACAACACATGAGTAAAATAGAAAAAGTATTCAGAGTGCCATTCCAATCTCAAATAAACCTAAATATAATTGATGAAACAATGTCCCTTGAGATTTCAGAACCCGCAATTTAGACAATACAAGCGGCAGTATAGTTTAAAGGTGCAGAATCAATAAAAGTGTATAATCAATCACAAACCTCCAGTACGATCGACCATCCTTCCTTCCTCGCAAAATTAGCAACGGTTTATCTATCCTGCACGGACAACAAACAGAATGCCAGAAGCAGATGTGATTATATTATATTGAAGGAATATACATTTAATCTAGAACCATGACTGAAATAAGATTCAACTCATCGCGTACCAAAAGAAACAAAGCAGTAGGTAGAATAGAAACGTTTTTCTTTATCGAAACAGAAAGACAAATTGTAACTATTTATATTGAGCCAAGTAGCGTTGTTTTTAAGTCCCTGAGTTTTCTCCTCGTAGCGTTGTTTTTAGGTCCCTAAATTTTCTCCTCGTAGCGTTACTTGTAAGTCCTACTCGGCTGGTTAAGGCTTTCCATATATTAATATTGGCATAAAGCCATTTGCACCCTAAACTATAGGTCTAAAATCAATTAGTTTCTCATTCTATATAAATGATCAATTAGGTTCCAATATTTACAAAACTCTCCAATCAAGCACAAAACTAATAGAAGTATCCTCTTCTTTCGCTGGCAGATTAACCTTTTTTTCAATCTGTAATGGAGAATTAGAAGTTTcatctccaaaaaaaaaaaaaagaggaatcAAGCAATTCCAGAGGGATTAAGATTAGTATGGCAGTCAAAATCCTTATAAAAATGCATGTCGATAAAGTCAATCGAAAAGTCTTCCCACACACAAAACTGGACAGAATTCTGAACCAAATTCAATGGATAGAAACCATCTTCAATAATGCAATGATCCTTATCTTAACAGAATGAACATAAtctgttgtttttttattggaATGAAAGTGAGGTTAGACGAAGGAAGAGAAGACTCAACATGTACGGGGCAAACAAAAGATGGAATAAAATGATCAGTCGTAAGAATTGTAATACGAGGATGCAATGAAGATAATGGGAGAAAACTAGTTGGAGAAACTAATAAAGAATAAGTATTTAGATTAGATGGAGAAATACTTATAATTGCATCGAGTAAAGAAATAATAGGAAACTGAGTTAGAAGATACTTTAAATTAGGTTGTGTTTAATTGGAGAGTTTTGCAAATGTTGGGACCTAATTGCTCATTTGTGTAGAATGAAGGGCTAATTGACTTTTGACTTATAGTTTAGGGGCCCAAATAGGTTTTAtgctatttatattttataatttatagtaatttatttaattttataaaatctatactatatataatagcggaagcagagagaaatgggGAGAAGTGTTTTAAAGGcattttttgatgagttgtcaacgcagtaaaaaatgtgttttacattcttttttagtttaaatcaaacattcttttttagtatatgttgttaggtgttatcgtttcgattgttaactctaactaaaatttagattttcggttttatatgaactcaacTTTTAGCTTTCATTGAAGTTAGATTGATTTTTCTGATTCGGAACCTATTGAAATCCgatcatttttttttagtttgagtttatccaactgatatggattgtattttttatttttatgcattttggtacaaatagatataaagtttcatacAATAGTTGTTTATTGAAAGTGGtgacatattgaataaaatattaaatagatattgaaatattatacttacaatgaagtttatttcaattataaattatgttatattattattattattatcaagaagttattttttcccagttatctagacaaagagattgtaagcgtctaatacacttgataagatatttattcttgaagaatttggattatgctagatacgaattcaaaatgaaggtaaaaagcatttttgatgagttgtcaacgtagtaaaaaatgtgttttacattcttttttagtttaaatcaaacattcttttttagtatatgttgttaggtattatcgtttcgattgttaactctaactaaaatttagattttcggctttatatgaactcaacttttagctttaattgaagttagattaatttttctgattcggaacctgttgaaatccactcatttttttagtttgagtttatccaactgatatggattgtattttttatttttatgcattttggtataaatagatataaagtttcacacaatagttgtttaTCGAAATTGGtgacatattgaataaaatattaaagagatattgaaatattatactcacaatgaagtttatttcaattataaattatgttatattattattattattatcaagaagttatttttttccagttctctagacaaagagattgtaagtgtctaatacacttgataagatgtttattcttgaagaatttggattatgctagatacgaattaaAAATGAAGGGAAAAAGCATTTTTGAtaagttgtcaacgtagtaaaaaaatgtgtttcatattcttttttagtttaaatcaaacattcttttttagtatatgttgttaGGTGTTATcatttcgattgttaactctaactaaaatttagattttcggctttatatgaactcaacttttagctttaattgaagttagattaatttttctgattcggaacctgttgaaatccactcatttttttttagtttgagtttatccaactgatatggattgtatttttttatttttatgcattttggtataaatagatataaagtttcacacaatagttgtttaTCGAAATTGGtgacatattgaataaaatattaaagagatattgaaatattatacttacaatgaagtttatttcaattataaattatgttatattattattattatcaagaagttatttttttccagTTCTCTAGAtaaagagattgtaagcgtctaatacacttgataagatgtttattcttgaagaatttggattatgctagatacgaattcaaaatgaagataaataaaaataaattttgatacttaaaatcctaaaaatgtacgtTAATTATGGGATATcgagataattgtttttgtaacattggcttatataatttttaactattatattgtggttcatttaaaaaaaactattatattgtggtttgtacaaaattgttagtattttaagagtttttaacagatgaaaatgaaacatgatcatggaacaagtt
The DNA window shown above is from Euphorbia lathyris chromosome 1, ddEupLath1.1, whole genome shotgun sequence and carries:
- the LOC136214749 gene encoding nuclear pore complex protein NUP98A-like — its product is MVDRTGGSCVIAQKCACAEFGFNTETSPFENTSQPSQPAFGRGLFDSTTPFGASSQSTFDAASNPGFGTSSTPPFGSSSTPAFGASGTSMFGATVSPAYRTGAAFGASNNPTFGSGGGFGASSEPVFGSSSTPGFGATGSAFGASTTSAFGGTSSTPAFGASSAPAFGVTSTPSVNSIFWNNQFGTSTPSFSAQSSPFGAQATTPTFWSSGFGQTGFAGNRGGSRVVAYSATAETASHDYLNTGQPGKLESISAMFDIKNKSHEELRWEDYQLGDKGEPVPPVSSAPTNSFAPPSNSFARPSTTGFSQFTTPPILSQSASAIGQTSFTGFTQNTAPSVFGPGTASSFVSTPSFFTSPNSSPFRNISNNQPSLSFPSPFNQSNMSNTPSVFGPGTASSFVSTPSLFTSTVGQSNSSPFRNTWNTQPSLSLPPTVSPPFGPQTTPPFNQPNMFNTPCPCFHTQPMRPSNNHQGLFNQTAPVPVTNPIETVPAMLHISIGRAGATPSVQYGIPNLPANASPLACLVMLFRDVTM